Proteins encoded in a region of the Verrucomicrobiia bacterium genome:
- a CDS encoding ABC transporter permease subunit gives MNWLLLQNSLLVSAVTTLLAMGFGLLAALWLAAAPARGRAIGLAAAVVALAMPPFLVTNSWLDWLGVAGVLHRWLPVNIFSLPGAVWILALLLWPITALAVWSRWERLEPELLEVEPALRGTALIGRLLLPAARTPLLVAGALTFVLALNNFAVPAILQVKVFPAQMWIDYSTNLDTLGAFKLSLPLIIIPLAVLVLLARADLAWPALRGRLPAHLFHRQLGRGWRMIARTFTLIVVLLSVGVPLLQLATAARTWVELPGAIEAGEGALWNSIWLAAVTATLCVGLALLLGAPRGARRGVSRALLGAPLWLPFLMPGVLIGVALIWLFNRPALTWFYASFGIVLVALGLRYFAIGRSVAAHALRTTDRDLNDAARLEGASRWQILWHVQWPQITPQLGAAWYVIYLLCLWDVESLVLIMPPGGETLALRVFNLLHYGHNAQVNALCLTLLGAAVVPLAIWLVGRWVRFMADGGWRMAAWKQAAGTSLLIALAFLPGCSPSGSNKSAPLASRYFSRAIVIATRGVGVGEVNKPRSVAVDHDDNLYVVDMTGRVQKFSPDGKFLLDWQMPQITRGKPKGMGCDADGNIVVVEPHYKRINHFSPDGRLVAQWGISGTNVGQLDMPRSFVENSRHEIFVTEYGLVERIQKFKLGVSLKNAPTLNWNPHETDEQALSETRLTPAKFLACYGKPGTAPGEFNRAEGTCLDADDNLYVADSCNHRIQVLTSDGQFLREFGKPGSVPGELSYPYDVKMDPQGNLFVCEFGNSRIQVFDKNGHSLEIIGKAGAAPGEFNNPWSVALDSHGNLYVADALNHRVQKLVRRRETSNNEHQTPNNEAARRVRGFETRAVLPHPGPLPLGEGETSTVTPQGDTLNFSMERSIFSVARIAVPSPWGEGQGEGGRKQIDSAPPVALLRVSP, from the coding sequence ATGAACTGGCTCCTGCTCCAGAACAGCTTGCTGGTCAGCGCGGTCACCACGCTGCTGGCGATGGGGTTTGGCCTGCTGGCGGCGTTGTGGCTGGCCGCGGCGCCGGCCCGCGGTCGGGCAATCGGACTGGCAGCAGCGGTAGTGGCGCTGGCCATGCCGCCATTCCTGGTGACCAACAGCTGGCTCGACTGGCTCGGGGTGGCCGGCGTGTTGCATCGCTGGCTGCCGGTGAACATTTTCTCGCTGCCCGGCGCCGTGTGGATTCTGGCGCTGCTGCTCTGGCCCATAACGGCACTGGCGGTCTGGAGCCGGTGGGAGCGGCTTGAACCGGAACTGCTCGAAGTGGAACCCGCCTTGCGCGGCACGGCGCTGATCGGGCGGCTGCTGTTGCCGGCGGCGCGGACGCCGCTGCTCGTGGCGGGTGCGCTGACGTTTGTCCTCGCGCTTAATAATTTTGCCGTGCCCGCCATTTTGCAGGTGAAGGTGTTCCCCGCGCAGATGTGGATTGATTACAGCACCAATCTCGACACGCTCGGCGCCTTCAAACTCAGCCTGCCGCTGATCATCATTCCGCTCGCGGTGCTGGTGTTGTTGGCGCGGGCGGACCTGGCATGGCCTGCGCTGCGCGGCCGTTTGCCGGCGCACCTCTTTCACCGGCAGCTCGGCCGCGGCTGGCGGATGATCGCCCGCACGTTCACCCTGATCGTAGTGCTTCTGTCGGTTGGTGTGCCGCTGCTGCAACTGGCCACGGCGGCGCGCACGTGGGTGGAACTGCCCGGCGCCATTGAAGCGGGCGAGGGCGCGTTGTGGAATTCCATCTGGCTGGCCGCCGTTACGGCAACCTTGTGCGTTGGGCTCGCGCTGCTCCTCGGAGCCCCGCGCGGCGCGCGGCGCGGTGTGAGTCGGGCCCTGCTCGGCGCTCCGTTGTGGCTGCCTTTCCTGATGCCCGGTGTGTTGATTGGCGTGGCGTTGATCTGGTTGTTCAACCGGCCCGCGCTGACGTGGTTCTACGCGAGCTTCGGCATCGTGCTGGTCGCGCTGGGGTTGCGTTACTTTGCCATCGGCCGGAGCGTGGCGGCGCACGCATTGCGCACGACCGATCGCGACTTGAATGATGCGGCTCGCCTGGAGGGTGCATCCCGCTGGCAAATTCTGTGGCACGTGCAATGGCCGCAAATCACTCCGCAGCTCGGTGCCGCGTGGTATGTCATCTACCTGCTGTGCCTGTGGGACGTGGAATCGCTGGTGCTGATCATGCCGCCGGGCGGCGAAACGCTCGCGCTGCGCGTGTTCAACCTGCTGCATTACGGCCACAACGCACAGGTGAACGCCCTGTGCCTGACGTTGCTCGGCGCCGCTGTGGTGCCGCTCGCGATCTGGCTGGTGGGGCGGTGGGTGCGGTTCATGGCGGACGGCGGATGGCGGATGGCAGCCTGGAAGCAGGCCGCCGGCACGTCGCTTCTGATCGCGCTGGCGTTCTTGCCCGGCTGTTCGCCGTCGGGCTCCAACAAGAGCGCACCGCTGGCGAGCAGATACTTCTCCCGCGCCATCGTCATTGCGACGCGCGGCGTGGGCGTGGGCGAGGTGAACAAGCCCCGGTCGGTGGCGGTGGATCACGATGACAACCTCTACGTCGTGGACATGACGGGCCGCGTGCAAAAGTTCTCGCCAGACGGAAAATTCCTCCTCGACTGGCAGATGCCGCAAATCACGCGCGGCAAGCCGAAGGGCATGGGCTGCGACGCCGACGGCAACATCGTGGTCGTCGAACCGCACTACAAGCGCATCAACCACTTTTCGCCCGACGGCCGGCTCGTGGCGCAATGGGGCATCTCCGGCACGAACGTCGGCCAGCTCGACATGCCGCGCTCGTTCGTGGAAAATTCGCGGCACGAAATTTTCGTCACTGAATACGGGCTCGTGGAGCGAATTCAGAAATTTAAGCTGGGCGTGAGCCTGAAGAACGCGCCCACCCTGAACTGGAATCCGCACGAGACTGACGAGCAGGCCTTGAGCGAAACGCGCCTGACGCCGGCCAAGTTCCTCGCGTGCTACGGCAAGCCGGGAACCGCGCCGGGCGAGTTCAACCGGGCCGAGGGCACCTGTCTTGACGCGGACGACAACCTCTACGTGGCGGATTCGTGCAACCACCGCATTCAAGTGCTGACGAGCGATGGCCAGTTTCTCCGTGAATTCGGCAAGCCGGGGAGCGTGCCCGGCGAACTCAGCTATCCTTACGACGTAAAAATGGACCCGCAGGGCAACCTGTTCGTATGCGAATTCGGCAACAGCCGCATCCAGGTGTTCGATAAAAACGGGCATTCGCTGGAAATCATCGGCAAAGCCGGTGCGGCGCCGGGCGAGTTTAACAATCCGTGGTCCGTTGCACTGGACTCGCACGGCAACCTTTACGTGGCCGATGCGTTGAATCACCGGGTGCAGAAGCTGGTGCGGCGAAGGGAAACATCAAACAATGAACATCAAACTCCCAACAACGAAGCCGCGCGCCGAGTCCGCGGGTTCGAGACTCGTGCGGTTCTCCCTCACCCCGGCCCTCTCCCGCTGGGAGAGGGAGAAACGTCCACCGTCACACCGCAAGGCGACACGCTGAATTTTTCGATGGAGCGATCAATTTTCTCAGTGGCACGCATTGCTGTTCCCTCTCCTTGGGGAGAGGGCCAGGGTGAGGGAGGACGTAAACAAATTGATTCCGCGCCTCCAGTTGCTTTGCTCCGCGTTTCACCATGA
- a CDS encoding substrate-binding domain-containing protein — protein MNERSNKNCPKDEFVQREVAQFWGWLVIPLIAVVAALLLPAIKLKSKPVVILYCAQDQEYAEPLLKQFEQETGIRVKALYDNEAVKTVGLANRLLAERNHPLCDVFWGNEELRTRQLAAQNVFRETNGWTAFGYRSRRIVINTNLVAFAEPTPNPSQEGSNDGARTNASSLPGRGQGWVAPRSLLDLTNAIWRDKVALAYPQFGTTGTHMNALRQLWGEARWLAWCRGLVANGTKLVDGNSVVVKLVGRGEAAIGLSDSDDILAGQREGLPVAMLPLGPESLLIPNTVGVIRGAPHAAAAEKLRQFLQRRDVVEKLVAAHALESVESPVDRAARDGLLQPDWPVILRDLDTTTKQLNEEFLK, from the coding sequence ATGAACGAACGCAGCAACAAGAACTGCCCGAAAGACGAATTTGTGCAACGCGAAGTGGCGCAATTCTGGGGCTGGCTCGTTATTCCGCTCATCGCCGTGGTTGCGGCGCTCTTGCTGCCAGCTATTAAGCTGAAGTCCAAGCCAGTTGTCATCCTCTACTGCGCCCAGGATCAGGAATACGCCGAGCCGTTGCTGAAACAATTCGAGCAGGAGACCGGCATCCGGGTGAAGGCGCTTTACGACAACGAGGCGGTGAAGACCGTGGGGCTGGCGAATCGCCTGCTGGCGGAGCGCAATCATCCCTTGTGTGATGTTTTCTGGGGCAACGAGGAACTCCGCACCCGGCAGCTTGCGGCGCAAAATGTTTTCCGGGAGACGAACGGCTGGACGGCGTTCGGCTATCGCTCACGGCGGATTGTCATCAACACGAACTTGGTTGCATTCGCCGAACCCACCCCCAACCCCTCCCAGGAGGGGAGCAATGATGGAGCGCGCACGAACGCAAGTTCCCTTCCTGGGAGGGGGCAGGGGTGGGTTGCCCCGCGGAGCCTTTTGGATCTGACCAACGCCATCTGGCGCGACAAAGTCGCGCTGGCCTATCCGCAGTTCGGCACGACCGGCACGCACATGAACGCACTGCGCCAGCTCTGGGGCGAGGCACGCTGGCTCGCTTGGTGCCGGGGCTTGGTGGCGAACGGCACCAAACTCGTCGATGGCAATTCCGTGGTTGTGAAACTCGTCGGGCGCGGGGAGGCAGCCATCGGGTTGTCGGACTCGGATGACATTTTGGCCGGTCAGCGCGAGGGCTTGCCGGTGGCGATGCTGCCGTTGGGACCGGAGTCGCTGCTCATTCCCAATACTGTCGGCGTGATTCGGGGCGCCCCCCACGCGGCCGCGGCGGAAAAGCTCAGGCAATTTCTGCAACGCCGCGACGTGGTGGAAAAACTCGTCGCCGCGCATGCGCTCGAGTCCGTGGAATCCCCGGTGGACCGCGCCGCCCGCGACGGACTTCTGCAACCCGACTGGCCCGTCATTCTGCGTGATTTGGATACGACCACCAAGCAGCTCAACGAGGAGTTCCTGAAATGA